The following proteins come from a genomic window of candidate division KSB1 bacterium:
- a CDS encoding lactate racemase domain-containing protein, with the protein MVVGFGGKDTLLSEKEARSVLEAGLGPRDLDGRRVLVLIPDTTRTAPVPMMFRLLTDLLLPRAAQLDFLIALGTHPVMPWERVLKHLGVTAEEWDRRYARVRVYNHRWDDPEALARLGTIPASEIEELTEGLMRQEVPVALNRLVLEYDVLIICGPTFPHEVVGFSGGNKYLFPGIAGPEIIHFFHWLGAVLTNMKIIGTKWNPVRRVVDRAAQFLQIEKLCISLVTTDEGLHGLFVGTPEDAFSAAADLSAQIHIRYVDRPYNKVLSVSPPMYDDLWTAGKCMYKLEPVVADGGELIIYAPHITEVSYTHGKILDEIGYHVRDYFLKQWDRFRHVPGGVMAHSTHVKGLGTYEDGVEKPRIQVVLATGIPEDRCRRINLGYRDPATIRLEEWQGREDEGILLVPKAGEILYRLKSDRSQGR; encoded by the coding sequence ATGGTCGTCGGGTTCGGAGGGAAGGACACTCTTCTGAGCGAAAAAGAGGCCCGGTCGGTGCTGGAAGCAGGCCTCGGGCCTCGGGATCTGGATGGCCGGCGCGTTCTCGTGTTGATTCCGGATACCACGCGCACGGCGCCCGTACCGATGATGTTTCGCCTGCTTACCGATCTTCTCCTGCCGCGGGCAGCGCAACTGGACTTCTTGATCGCCCTCGGCACCCACCCCGTGATGCCGTGGGAGCGGGTCCTGAAACACCTGGGAGTAACCGCCGAAGAGTGGGATCGTCGCTACGCGCGCGTGCGGGTGTACAACCATCGCTGGGACGATCCGGAGGCGCTCGCTCGGCTGGGCACCATCCCGGCATCGGAGATCGAAGAGCTCACCGAAGGGCTGATGCGCCAGGAGGTGCCGGTAGCCCTAAACCGCCTCGTCCTTGAGTACGACGTCCTGATCATCTGTGGGCCGACGTTCCCGCACGAGGTGGTGGGCTTCTCGGGCGGGAACAAGTATCTCTTCCCCGGTATTGCGGGACCGGAGATCATTCACTTTTTCCACTGGCTGGGCGCCGTTTTGACGAACATGAAGATCATCGGCACCAAGTGGAATCCGGTCCGTCGCGTCGTGGATCGCGCTGCCCAGTTTCTCCAGATAGAGAAGCTTTGCATCAGCCTGGTGACCACCGACGAGGGGCTCCACGGCTTGTTCGTGGGCACGCCGGAGGACGCCTTCAGCGCCGCTGCCGACCTCTCGGCCCAGATCCACATCCGCTACGTCGATCGGCCCTACAACAAGGTGCTTTCCGTTTCACCTCCGATGTACGATGATCTCTGGACCGCGGGCAAGTGCATGTACAAGCTCGAGCCGGTGGTGGCGGACGGAGGGGAGCTGATTATCTACGCGCCGCACATTACCGAGGTCTCCTACACCCACGGGAAGATCCTCGACGAGATCGGCTATCACGTCCGGGACTACTTTCTCAAGCAGTGGGACCGCTTCCGGCACGTGCCCGGAGGGGTGATGGCTCACTCTACGCACGTTAAGGGACTGGGTACGTACGAGGACGGGGTGGAAAAGCCGCGCATCCAGGTTGTGCTGGCTACCGGCATTCCCGAGGATCGCTGCCGCCGCATTAACTTGGGATATCGGGATCCGGCCACCATCCGCCTCGAGGAATGGCAGGGCAGGGAAGACGAGGGAATCCTCTTGGTACCGAAGGCCGGGGAGATTCTCTATCGGCTCAAGAGCGACCGCTCTCAGGGGAGGTAG